A genomic segment from Biomphalaria glabrata chromosome 16, xgBioGlab47.1, whole genome shotgun sequence encodes:
- the LOC106064053 gene encoding uncharacterized protein LOC106064053 → MGCSATKAASHQKAHPKKATQKHKRDGGDDYDAGDGGGGDDGGGLDAGGNDEGGYEAGGNNGGGGFDGGGFSGGGE, encoded by the exons ATGGGATGCAGCGCG ACAAAGGCGGCATCACACCAAAAGGCACACCCGAAGAAGGCGACCCAAAAACACAAGCGCGATGGTGGAGACGACTATGATGCCGGAGATGGTGGAGGCGGCGACGATGGAGGGGGCCTTGACGCAGGCGGAAATGATGAAGGTGGCTACGAAGCAGGGGGAAATAATGGAGGAGGCGGATTTGATGGTGGTGGGTTCAGCGGTGGTGGAGAATGA